A stretch of DNA from Halobacillus litoralis:
AAGAGACCATCTCATTGAAAGAGGTCCCTCGGGCTCTTGAGCGTCTGTCCGAACGCCATGTGAAAGGTAAAATCGTAGCGAAAATAAAATCATAACAAGAAGGAGTTTTAATGATGTACCCATATCCAAGAAGTTTTTCACATATCGGTTTGTCTGTACCAAATTTAGAAAAAGCGATTGAGTTTTATACCGAGTTATTCGGGTGGTATGTCATTATGGAACCATCAGACGTCCATAACGATGATACACCAGTCGGTCAGATGTGCCGAGACGTTTTCGGCAACGACTGGGAGACATTTAGAATTGCTCACCTATCGACTGGAGATAAGATAGGCATTGAGCTTTTTGAGTTCCCACATCAGGAAGATCCGGAAAATAACTTCGAATATTGGAAAACAGGCATTTTCCATTTCTGTATCCAAGACCCGAATATTGAAGACGTTGTAGAGAAAGTGAAGGCCAAAGGCGGGAAACAGCGCATGCCTATTCGTGAATATTACCCCGGAGAAAAACCGTACAAGATGGTTTATGTTGAAGATCCTTTTGGTAATGTTTTCGAAATTTACACCCACAGTTATGAATTGACCTATTCCAAAGGGGCTTACTAAGGAACGATTTTTAGAACAAGAAGCTTAGGTGAAGAAAAAAAGCCTGCGCGCTGCGCAGGCTCTTTTTTTAGTCTTTATCGTCACCGATAATCCGAACTTCTCTTTCCAAATCGACGCCGAATTTTTCTTTCACCGTTTTTTGAACGTGCTCAATCAGAGAGATGTAATCAGAGGTCGTTGCATTATCTTTGTTAATGATAAACCCAGCATGCTTTTTAGAAACTTCGGCACCACCAATGTTGGTCCCTTGAAGGTCGCTGTCTTGAATAAGCTTCCCAGCGAAATATCCTGGAGGTCGTTTGAAGACACTTCCGCATGACGGATATTCAAGTGGTTGTTTAGATTCACGCTTATAGGTTAAGTCGTCCATCACTTCTTTAATTTCATCATATTTCGCAGGTTTCAGATGGAAGGTGGCCTCTACTACGATATCTCCATTAGCAGAAATATTACTTGTTCGATAATCAAGATCCAGTTCAGCGGCGAGACGTTTCACGAGATTTCCATGTTTATCTACCACATACGCGTAATCAAGTACATCTTTGATTTCTCCACCATATGCACCTGCATTCATGTACAAAGCCCCTCCGACAGTTCCAGGGATTCCGCAGGCAAACTCTAATCCGGATAAATTCTTATCAAGAGCGTAACGAGAGGCATCAATGATACGGGCACCGCTTTGGGCGACCACTGTGTTGCCTTCAGAATAAATGGTATCCAGATGTTTTAAATTGATGACGATTCCGCGGATGCCGCCATCTTTGATGATTAAGTTGGATCCATTTCCAAGCAAAGTGAAAGGAATGTTGTCTTCATTCGAAAGTTTAACGACATTTTGAACTTCTTCGTAGGATGTTGGAGTAATGAAAAAGTCGGCTTTTCCGCCAAGCTTTGTGTACAAGTGGTCTCTCAACATTTCATCCACTTTCACATTTTCTTCTTTTACGAGTTCCAACAATTTATTATAGATCTTTTGCTTCTTATTCATAAACACCAGTCCTATTATAAGTTGATTATGTTCTGATTGGACCTCAATCAGTCTTTCCAGCGATCTCATTTAATACAATTTATGAAAAAACGTGGGAAAAGTTCATTTTGACCTTTTACAATCACGCTTCCTATTCTATCACAAAACGGAGTGGTCATTGTGTAGGATTTTGCTTCATGCTTTTGTGCACAGCCCTGACACGAATATTCAAAGTCTTATTAGCAGAAAATAACGGTTATAGGGAGGTGTTAGAGGATGGCGCTGGATGTAAAATGTGAAGTTCGAAACTGTGTGCATAACAATGACGGAATTTCCTGCGGAGCGGAGGAGATTTACGTTGTCAGTCATAAAGGTAAAAAAGCGAACCACAGTGAAGAAACGGATTGTAAAACATTTGAACCTGCAAATGTGTAAGATTCCCCCCTATGAATCAAGGTCTGCTATATCAGCAGGCCTTTTTTTCATTTTTTTCTCTTAATGAAAGCGTTTTAATTATGGGGAATGTTTATTATATTCAGAAAAATCATTGCTATGCACCTTACTTGTTAGTATTATCATGGTAAGTTCATTCATTTACGAATTGATTCGACCATTTTATATAAGGAGTGTTAGGGATGGAGAAAACAAAAAAAGATCTAAGAATAAGAAGTAAAGACATCAGTGAAGGCGTCAATCGAGTCCCGAACCGCTCGATGTTAAGAGCTGTTGGATTTACAGACGAAGATTTCAAAAAACCGATGATTGGAATTGCGAGTACGTGGAGTGAGGTTACTCCTTGCAATGTACATATCGATAAACTTGCGCAAGAAGCGAAAAGTGGAGCCGGTGAAAATGGTGGAGCACCGATGATTTTCAATACGATCACAGTAGCTGACGGTATCGCGATGGGACACGAGGGCATGTTTTATTCTCTGCCAAGCCGTGAAGTAATTGCGGATTCCATCGAAACTGTGACCAATGCTGAAAGATTGGATGGTCTGGTTGCCATTGGCGGCTGCGACAAAACAACACCAGGCTGTTTGATTTCCATTGGCCGTCTGAACATTCCTTCGGTGTATGTATATGGAGGAACCATTCAACCAGTAAAGCTTGATGGAGAGGATATTGACATTGTATCGTCGTTTGAAGCCGTAGGGAAGTACCATGAAGGACAAATTGACGATGAACAACTGCACAGAGTTGAATGTCATGCCTGTCCTGGAGCAGGTGCTTGTGGTGGAATGTACACAGCAAACACAATGGCTTCTGCAGTAGAAGCTTTAGGAATGAGCATTCCTGGATCTTCCTCTACACCAGCGGTTCACGATTATAAAGAAACGGAATGTAAGCAAGCGGGCGAGCTTGTCATTGAGCTGCTCGAAAAAGAGATTTATCCTCGTGACATCATGACCAAAGAAGCATTTGAAAATGCGATCACCGTCGTTATGGCCCTAGGGGGATCGACAAATGCATTCCTTCACCTCCTTGCTATGGCCCATTCTGCAGGAGTGGATTTGACACTAGATGACTTTGAGCGCATCAGACAGGAAGTCCCTCATATTGCAGATATGAAGCCAAGTGGAAAATATGTAATGCAGGATTTGTATGAAAGTGGCGGCGTTCCGGCTGTTATGAAATTGCTCCTTGAGGAAGGTTTATTGCACGGGGAATGCCTTACAGTCACCGGGAAAACGGTCGCTGAAAACTTGGCAGAAGTTCCTTCACTCAAAGAAGGCCAAAAGGTCATTGTTCCTTTTGACCAGCCGATTAAAGAAAAAGGACCACTCGTCGTCTTGAAAGGCAATCTGGCTCCAGAAGGGGCTGTAGCTAAAATGTCCGGCCAGAAAATCAGCCGTTTCGAAGGACCAGCGCGGGTGTACAACAGTGAAGATGAAGCGACGGAAGCAATCGTTAACGATGAAATCAAAGAAGGAGATGTTCTCGTCGTGCGAAACGTAGGTCCAAAAGGAGGACCCGGCATGCCTGAGATGCTTTCTATTACAGCCATGATCGTTGGGAAAGGGCTCGGTGGAAAGGTTGCGCTGCTTACGGATGGTCGTTTCTCAGGTGGATCACATGGTTTCGTAATCGGTCACGTGGCTCCTGAAGCAGTAGTGGGCGGTCCTATCGGGCTGCTTCAAGAAGGGGATACCATCACGATCGATAGTGATACGCAGCAAATTAACTTTGAAGTTAATGATGAAGAATATGAGCGCAGGAAGCGGGAGTGGAAACGTCCAGAACCTAAGCATAAAAGGGGCGTGCTGGCGAAGTATGCCAGACTCGTATCTTCTTCTTCCAAAGGTGCCGTTACAGACTTGGACCTTGATGAATAATATGCCTCATGAAAAGCCCGGATTCCACTCCGGGCTTTTCTATTTATCCCATAACAATCTTCCCCTAAAGCTCCCTTTCTTGAAGACTCAGTTTCGAGACTTTTGTTGAGTGGAAGGGGGCTGCGGGGAATAACTCGCTTTCCGCGGGAGCGCGGTGAGCCTCCTCGGACTGCGTCCTGTGGGGTCTCACCATGCACTTTTTCCTCTTCGATATCCGGTTCCGGCGCCTAGCGGCTAGTGAGACTTCCCTCGCTTCTGTACGATAAGTCAACATCGAATCACTCCGTTCTTCGTGTTTCCTTTATCTCCGCCAGCTCAGTCCAGTCCATACGCCGCTGATCAAGGCGCCTGCACACTTAAGTTAGGAGTCTCGCCATTCCCCTTCGCCCCTTTGCTATAGGAGATTCTCGAAACCACTACTAAAAGGTCAGCTCGTATGATTATGGGAAGTGGGTTATAGATCACCTCCATAGCACTTAAAAGTTTGATGCAGAGCGTTTTACACCTCTAACAGTTGGATAGTAGAAGACCACCCAACTTGGTAAAGGGGTTCGTTATCTCTTTCATCGAAAGGGGTGGTTGGGAAGCTGCGAGACTCCCGTGGGAGAAAGGAGATAGGCGAGATCCCGCAGGGCTTTAGCCCGAGGAAGCTTGCCACTCCCCCCACAGGAAAGCGAGTAGCTTCCCAACCACCCCAGACGCTCCACAAGGCAACGAACCCCGGAAACATCTCGAAACTGAGTCTTACACAATCCTGCCATGATGCTTAATAAGGATTTATGAAGGAGTTAGGTTTAAAGGATATGATCATCTTGTTGTAGAAAAAGAAGGAGGGAGGTGGAGTAATAATGACGAAGGTTGCATTGATTAGACATGGCAGTACACCATGGAATAAAGAAAAAAAGAGCTCAGGGAAGCTCTGATATTCCTTTAGATGAAGAAGGAAAGGCAGACGCTCGTAAATTAGCTGAGCGCTTACATAAGGAAACTTGGGATGTGCTTTATTCAAGCCCTTTGAAGAGAGCGAAGCAGACAGCGGAATTCATCAGTGGAAAAGTAGGATTGACCATCCAATTTGACTCTCGAATAGAAGAAGCCAGTGGTGGTCAGATAGAAGGAACTACAGAACCTGAAAGAATCGAAAGATGGGGAGAGGACTGGCGTTCTAAGGAATTGGGCATTGAAACCCCTGAGAGTGTTGTTTCGAGGGGAATGTCGTTTGTGGATGATGTTTTGAAAAAGCATAAAGGGAAGAAAGTTATTGTTGTTAGTCATGGTGCTTTAATCAGCCATTTATTGAGGGAACTGGACAGTGAAAATGTTGGTGATGAACATATGAAAAACACTTCTTTATCAGAAGTTCATTTTAGAGAGGGACAATGGGTTTGTGATCGTTTTAATTGTACGATCCATTTGGATTGAGAGAAGCGGCTCAGAGGTGAGCCGCTTTATTTATTATTCTTTTGTATAGTTCAAATCCCAAGTTATTCCGTAAGGGTCTTTCACTTTCGCGTAGATCGCACCCCAAAAGGTATCCTGAAGTTCCATCAATACGTTTCCGTCCTCTTTTAATCGGTCGTAATAGGTTTGAATTTCATCGGCACTGTCACATTCTATGACGAGGGCTATATGGCTCCCGGTCTTAACACTTTGATCTGTAATCGAATCAGAAACCATAAAGAACAAGGCATCTTTTTTGAACTGAGCATGCATGACTCGCTCGTCCATTTCCTTCGGTGTTTCAAATTCTGCCTCTCCGAAGGTTTGGAGATTGATAACGTCACCATGGAAAATTTGTTTGTAATAATCCAGCGCCTCTTTTGCGTTACCGTTAAAAGTTAAATAAGGGGTAGCTTGATGCTTCATAGCCGCGAAACACTCCTTTTGGAATTTTTTTGATTCACAATCATTATAAGGTGTTGAGAGGAATAAAACAAGAACATTTGTTCGTTTATTTTTTGAAGGCGTTGTTCCATGCCTTCGTCTTATCCAAAGCAAGTAAATCTTCTTTGATTTCTCCAGGTTTGACGGCATTCCCTATCACATAATCTTCGAATGACATTCCTACAAAATCGAAAATATGGCCGAACTGTTGAATTAAAGGAAGCCCTGTGACATATGGATTGCTTCCGCCTGTTGTAATCACATAGGCCTTCTTACTGCGCACCTGTTTTTTGAAGTCAAATCGATCATCACGCATATATTGGGACCAGCGGTCGAAGAACAACTTCATGTGAGAAGTCATTCCAAACCAGTAAATTGGAGTGACAAAAATGATAAGATCATGAGCTAAAAAGGCCGACAGTACGGATTCA
This window harbors:
- a CDS encoding lactoylglutathione lyase family protein, with the translated sequence MYPYPRSFSHIGLSVPNLEKAIEFYTELFGWYVIMEPSDVHNDDTPVGQMCRDVFGNDWETFRIAHLSTGDKIGIELFEFPHQEDPENNFEYWKTGIFHFCIQDPNIEDVVEKVKAKGGKQRMPIREYYPGEKPYKMVYVEDPFGNVFEIYTHSYELTYSKGAY
- the murB gene encoding UDP-N-acetylmuramate dehydrogenase, which encodes MNKKQKIYNKLLELVKEENVKVDEMLRDHLYTKLGGKADFFITPTSYEEVQNVVKLSNEDNIPFTLLGNGSNLIIKDGGIRGIVINLKHLDTIYSEGNTVVAQSGARIIDASRYALDKNLSGLEFACGIPGTVGGALYMNAGAYGGEIKDVLDYAYVVDKHGNLVKRLAAELDLDYRTSNISANGDIVVEATFHLKPAKYDEIKEVMDDLTYKRESKQPLEYPSCGSVFKRPPGYFAGKLIQDSDLQGTNIGGAEVSKKHAGFIINKDNATTSDYISLIEHVQKTVKEKFGVDLEREVRIIGDDKD
- a CDS encoding VOC family protein yields the protein MKHQATPYLTFNGNAKEALDYYKQIFHGDVINLQTFGEAEFETPKEMDERVMHAQFKKDALFFMVSDSITDQSVKTGSHIALVIECDSADEIQTYYDRLKEDGNVLMELQDTFWGAIYAKVKDPYGITWDLNYTKE
- the ilvD gene encoding dihydroxy-acid dehydratase, with amino-acid sequence MEKTKKDLRIRSKDISEGVNRVPNRSMLRAVGFTDEDFKKPMIGIASTWSEVTPCNVHIDKLAQEAKSGAGENGGAPMIFNTITVADGIAMGHEGMFYSLPSREVIADSIETVTNAERLDGLVAIGGCDKTTPGCLISIGRLNIPSVYVYGGTIQPVKLDGEDIDIVSSFEAVGKYHEGQIDDEQLHRVECHACPGAGACGGMYTANTMASAVEALGMSIPGSSSTPAVHDYKETECKQAGELVIELLEKEIYPRDIMTKEAFENAITVVMALGGSTNAFLHLLAMAHSAGVDLTLDDFERIRQEVPHIADMKPSGKYVMQDLYESGGVPAVMKLLLEEGLLHGECLTVTGKTVAENLAEVPSLKEGQKVIVPFDQPIKEKGPLVVLKGNLAPEGAVAKMSGQKISRFEGPARVYNSEDEATEAIVNDEIKEGDVLVVRNVGPKGGPGMPEMLSITAMIVGKGLGGKVALLTDGRFSGGSHGFVIGHVAPEAVVGGPIGLLQEGDTITIDSDTQQINFEVNDEEYERRKREWKRPEPKHKRGVLAKYARLVSSSSKGAVTDLDLDE
- a CDS encoding flavodoxin family protein codes for the protein MKILTILGSSRENGNSEYLVKQALEGLEHTQLRLSDYKINPIIDMRHTDEGFSPVDDDYESVLSAFLAHDLIIFVTPIYWFGMTSHMKLFFDRWSQYMRDDRFDFKKQVRSKKAYVITTGGSNPYVTGLPLIQQFGHIFDFVGMSFEDYVIGNAVKPGEIKEDLLALDKTKAWNNAFKK
- a CDS encoding histidine phosphatase family protein; the protein is MAVHHGIKKKRAQGSSDIPLDEEGKADARKLAERLHKETWDVLYSSPLKRAKQTAEFISGKVGLTIQFDSRIEEASGGQIEGTTEPERIERWGEDWRSKELGIETPESVVSRGMSFVDDVLKKHKGKKVIVVSHGALISHLLRELDSENVGDEHMKNTSLSEVHFREGQWVCDRFNCTIHLD
- a CDS encoding DUF1540 domain-containing protein, translating into MALDVKCEVRNCVHNNDGISCGAEEIYVVSHKGKKANHSEETDCKTFEPANV